The genomic stretch AGGCACACACGGGATCGTAGTTcctgggacagggacagaaCTTGCGCAGTGTCTGGCCGTCCTTTTCTGCGGATAAGTCGTCGTCCGCCTGAATGGGTGCtatggccagggccaggaggAGGCACAGGGCCACCAGAATGCACAGGAATTTCATTATGATGTAATTTTGTGTCGCCTTTCGTTGAGGTTAGTCCACTTGCTACACTCTTTCGATACTGCCTGGCCTGCTGAAAATGCGTTCATAGAGAGCTTTCATAGAATTTTGGGATCGGGCTTCATTGAATGCCTATCTTATCGGTTCTGTTTGGGTTCTCTATAAGGCAGAAAAGCTGATTCGCTCTGGAATATCTGtgagcaaacaaaacagaacagttCCGAGTACTTTGAGTCTTTAATGTATTCACAACAAATGAATTCAATAGTTTATGGGTTTGTTCGGGTTTGTtcattttgtatataattatTGGATTTATCAGAGAACTTGATCCTCGGATCAACTGATTCGCAAATATCACCAGTCCAGCCCTCGTCTGGGGTTCGGGCTCCCTCTTTTTATTCATTGTTATATATTAAGGAAGGCTTTCTTTCTTGGTTTAACATGAACCAGTGCGTAGGATTTCCATATCTCGTTCACGATGGTTCATTATATTATTGTGTTCGTCTTGGCTTTCGTTGAGGTTAATCCACTTGGTAGACACTTTTGATAGTGCCTGGCCTGCCGAAAATGCTTTCATTGAgagctttggttttggttttgatttggGTCTGGATCGACTTGCATCGAATGCTTATCTTATCGGTTCTGTTTGGGCTCTCCATAAGGCAGAAAAGCTGATTCGTTCTGGAATATCTgtgagcaaacaaaacaaagccgTTCCGAGTACTTTGTGTCTTTAATGTATTCACTTCAAATgaattgaataatttatgggtttgttcttgtttgtttattttgtatataattatTTGCTTTATCAGAGAACTAAAGGCGCATTTGTTTAAAGTCGAAAAGAGCTTTCATAAAGCTTTCGCTTGCTCTCTTTAAGCTTTTACGCTACCGGGCTGGCAGCTTTGGGTCTCTCTTTGGCTGGCTCTCTTTTTCTGCCTCCCACTATCTTAATACgactctctttctttctctctctgtctgtttctgtctctctctccctctctttatgGATATCTTTCGCTCTTTTATCAACGATCAAAGTTTAACCCTTGAAGTGTGGGCGGCAAATGTAATGtaatttgaaaatattcacagtggtatgtatattttttcttcttttttattgaGCTCCTAATTTAATTAATGGACAGCCTGAATTTTTTGTCAGGCCATTTACACGCCGCTccacaccgcaccacaccGCACTCGCATTGTCAAGCTTATGTGTGCCTTTCAAttgcaatttccatttccatttaattccaatttcattttcaattaatttagcTTCAAGCCAGCGAACGAGCCGAGCGATAAATATATGCCCCTGGGGAAATTCCCCTAAGAGCTCCTCTGGAGGTTTATATACATAGTTCTCGATTTGGAGCCACCATGAGAGGTATACCTCTGggtctgttgctgctgctcgtgctgTGGTTTTTCCTGGGGACTGGCGCCCTGAACTGTCAGCCCTGTAAATTGTTGGAGGCTCGAAAGACCCATGCAAACGAAACACAGAAACAAGCCAGGGGATAAGAAATAAAACACCTCCGCATGGAATTCACACAAATTCGATGGCTTTCATGGAGCTGCAATCTCATGGAGGAGAACCCGGACCCAAAATACCTGCCATTTCGAGTGAGATCAGCGCAGGATGATGGGggacgtacatatgtacctccAGGTACGACATATGGGACCTTGGTTTCCTAAATCCAGTGAAAAGAAACTCGACCACAAACAGAAACGATCGTAGAGCACATAAAATGTTTCCATTGATTGAAAagttaattaaacaattgcaATATTTAGTAAATAATAGTAAACATACAGCACATGCATGAATGCTCGATTTTATTCGAGTAAAAATTTATGTCTGGCATTTCCTGTGAAAAGTTTTTCTCAGAATTACGTATATATGGTTTGTGGTGTAAACAAGTACCGAAACCATGTGAAATGAGGTGTTTTTCCTCCAATTAGAACTTCCGTTTATGGGGCATGCTATTTGTTAAGATCTCTAGCATTTATACACTACAAGTGGCTGAAGTTTAAGAGTCAACCTCTCATCCGACCCGCACATAAATCGCTCTTCCTTGACACAACCCCACAGAGCGAGTACACATACAATGTGTGTACTGCTGTTTTCTTTCAACCCAAGTGTGTGTGGGAAGGGGGGCGGCAGGGCGATAAGAGGCTCTTTGTGTGAGCAAAATAATCAGCAGCTTGTTTGACTAATTAGCAAAAACTTACGCATACACTCGGGCAACACGGCCTGCACtcaaaacccaaaaccgaGCGTCAGTCTTGGTTGAACGCTCGACGCGATACGGCAAACGGCAACCTGCTTCTCACAAATTCAGCAACATTTGGCCAGGAAGGAGAGAACAGAACCCAACACACAAGATGAAGTACTTTGCTTTGATATCCATCCTCGTCCTGGTGCTGGCCTCCATGTGTCTGGCTCCGGCGGCGGCCAGCTTTTGTCCGTGCGACCTCAAGACGGTGAAGACGGAGGTGTGCGGCTCCAACGGGGTCACCTACAAGAATCGCTGCGAGTTCGAGTGCACACAACGCGACTACAAGAAGCTGGGCCGCAACTTGAATATCAGGAAGGAGGGGCCTTGTTAGTGGAGAACCCAAAGAGATGCTCTCTCTAGAGCGAGACAGACATTGAGGACAATTTTCCCAATTTAAATAAGTGCTGTGAGATAAAGGACCCCTGGAAATAATGAATATATATTCTATGTTTACTGAAATATGTTTTGATTGCTTTCACTTTCACAATTTCAATGTTTTTTATATGAATTAAACGACATGGGCTGATCATCTTTCAAATATTCTGTCAGAGAATACTTTATAATGCTGTTGCATTTGGAAACTATTTAAAGCCAAGaacacatacaaatatacgCCTAAAAAATGTCCCAAGTTTCCAACTATTTCTTACAGTGCATCCCCCATTCGAATCTCTGAAATGAAGCACTTGAAAGCTctcttttgtgtttgttgaATTCCAGTCAAGTTCTCATCATTGAGTCGCATCGGAACCAATATTATATAAGTATGCAAATAGCGCCATTCAATGCTAATTAAAAGCCACTTTGACGTGTGCGTCACCACCTCTCAGTCAATCAAACGGATCGGCGACATGACCTCAGTGCGATTTCATTGGCACTCTCTGAATGAGACTCTGAGGGgaacactctctctctctgggggcTCTGTCGCTTTGAGCATTCGACGCACGCACATCAATCAAATTTATGCATAATTAATCGTTTGCCAGCAGCCATTTGCCTCTGATTTTCTGATTGCCTGCGATGTGATTTATTAACTCTGTGCGGAGCGGCTTGactaattgaatttcaatacTCACGTATTGCGGTGCCGCCGCAAACGTCAAAATCGGGTGCAAacaatgccactgccacaaacAGGAAGCCGCAAACAGGAACAATCACAAGACCCATAACAGAGTATTCCTTTATGAGGCCCAGGAGCATAGAACTACCGTTCGCTTTATGACGGGAAGCTGCTGTCAGCTGTACGGAATTCGGCTAGCCGGAATGTTATTAAAAAGATAACTCCGAGCGGGTTGAACGGGGTCTTATCTgccagcagacagcagcagtcATAGCGAATTAGCTGAAATGGGGATTTTATCATGATTTGTCAGCCAGCACAGCACAGGTGTCATCTTTCTAATTAAAGTGTGTGCAGAGCATTGTTTTAAACAGACTGATGACAGAGTGACAAATGAAAACAGAGCGACAGAGTGGCAAGGAGCAAGAACAGCTTGGAGTTTATAGGAAAAGAGATATCTGTTTGCTAACtaactttttgttttcttttttgaaaCAATTGAAATAACAATATCTTGGATCGCCTAATTGTGCATCCGAATAAGGTTCCCTGGCCAGCAAGTAGACGCTCCAGGGCACGGGCATACCCAGACCCTGGTATATGGAACCCTGGAATCGGGATATGGATATGCTCCATAAAATCACGTATAATCTCTGCCAGGCAGAGCAAAGCAACCAAAAAATGGTTATGGGTACGTCCCAATTTTTCTGTAGTTTTGTGGTATGGATTTTAAAGGATGAACAACCAAATCTCTGTCGCAAAAAGCACCAATTTGATGCGGCCTCTATTAAATTAATCGAATTTCGTCCACCATTATTCCATTTTGAAATATGTCACATTTTATTTCCAATGCTGTACTGTCGCCTTTTCCTGTACCTTTTCGTTGAAGCCACTACGATCCTATCGTTAATAATTCTTGGTAAATAATCCCAATGTCTTAGCATGCCAACAGCTTCATCGAATGTTTCTCTTTGCATCATCTTTCTTTAGCGCAACGTGTATCCACATTCTTGATGCCTTctgcaaaatatttaatctGGTACCTCTCCAAATAATTCGCTGGCACATCATTATAGACCAGGCCTAAGAGACACTCTATGTCTGTCGCGTATTCCTGGAGATAATCGCCGTAATGTTGTTTCGAATACTTTGTTTGTTTACTTGAATATAAACCGAAAACCGCAGAAGGCAACACGAATTTGGGGCCTATCCAACAGATTGAAAGCAGATAATTTTGCCTCTAGGACCTGCCcccaaaaaccataaaaataaaagcgaTAGTAAAGGTGAAATAGGGGGCTAAAAACGAATAAAAATACGAGTACTGTTATCTTAGAGATATATGGAAATTTACATACCTCTAAAAAACGACagcatgctgctgctgctgttgttgttgcaatcGATTTGTGATAACAAGTATTTGATAAGCGTAAACGTATTGACAACATCAAACAGCAAGtcccaaaaaaaccaaaaagagaagagagaacaCGCCGCCCAATTCAAATTTGTTGAAGCTCAAGGGTTGTCAATGGACAGAAACCCCTTGgaaaaagagggaaaataTGGGAGAAAATAAGTGGGAGAAATGGGGGGTGGGCGGACGGACTCCGAAACCCGTAGCATATGTTTAGGCGCGTGTGTTAAATTCGTAAATATCTGGGGGTACCGGGGATTAGACGGAGACTGATTTTTAATATGCCAGGCTGGGTGTCTCCCGTGCCCCCGAAAAACTTTgatatgattaaatatttacataataaaaaatgtaggctgtgtgtatttatttattcgtGCTCGGGGAGTCAGAAGTCAAATTGAAAAGTGCTCCGAAAAGAATTTGCGGCCCATTCCAAAAAATATCCTGACACAAAAGGCTGAAGCTCCTTCCTCCATTGCGGAGGAGACgcgaaagcgaaagcaatTCAATCAGAGTCGCGACATGAAAGGTAAACCCTGATGTCCTACCATCCCGACCGACAAGcccacagacaggcagacagggaCAGACAGGTGCCACCGCCggtgccccaaaaaagtggggCAGCAACGGTGGGGGATACCACCCGGGACAGGTGAGTGAGTTGGCACAGTTCTGCGAGACAGACGGTCGACAGGCGCAGGATTAGTCAGGTATTCCTCCCCAATCCCCGGACAACACCAATTTCGTTGAAGTTTTCCCCAGCGACGGTGCGGGGGTGGGGCCCTCGAAATTATAGCAAATTTTCTTGGCTTTGATTTGGCCCGGAAAAGGAATCccaatatgtatataggaaAGACTCGAGACACGCCCACGTCAAACCCTTTTCATGTCGAGCGGCGAAAGTAGCTGAATTATGCCAAGTTTTCCACGGTTCATGTGAAGATTTCTGCACATATTTGTGCACCATTTTCCGCCAATATTACGGCCAGAGGAGCACTCTCACAGGATCTAGAGGCAAACATTTCCGCACGTGGATGTGGCTGCTTAACAATGGCATCACAGCCATTTGCTTACTGGTTTGTTTTGATGTTGGCAACATGTTTTAATTaagctgccagcagcagcagcagcagcagccttcaTCTTCCATTCGAAATATGGCGGTAGGGCTGGGAGCTGGGACACTGGAGGGGGGATAGGAGATGCGGAACGGTTCCATTTGGACATCCTGGTCACGCAACGGAAGTTCGCGGTTTGGAAAGCGAAATTGCAGCGTGATAAATGAGCTGATGGTTGGAGGTGggcttgggtctgggcttgGCGGAAATACAAGCTTTGGGATTTGTTCTGAAAAGCGGTTTTGAAATTGGGAAACGGAGCTAATAACTTATGGCTCAATTTACGGTGTGTTGCCATGGCGGAGCAGGCTTTTAGTGAACTCTTTCTAATTaacataattaaaatttgttcaTGGTTAGAAGTTGAAATCCCTATCTCTTACTCGTTGTAATTATTTATAcgaattttaatatatatttcactTCAGTGTGATTCATATTTCCCCTTAAATCTTCCAGTACAACTTCTATTCTTATTTCTAACCAAATATCAAACGTGtcgcgcgtcatgcagcagcgcccttCGTTAGGGATGGAAGCTTCCGCTTGGTGCCACTCTACTTCTATCTCAAATTTTAATGCTTCTATATGTAATTCTAACTTCCATTTTTCTATCTCTAGACTCTATCATCTCTTTATTGGCTTCTACTTTATCTCTAACCCAAAATGAATCCAAAATTAGCTTCCAATCACCATCTGTGATCCTTCAACATCCTCCAATACTGGTATTACCACTCCATCTGCTCTCcctttattttcattttgaagCTGACACATTTTCTCCCGTGGGAGGGGGAAGTGGAGAAGTTTCGATGAACAAACAAGTTCAAATGTTATATGGTTACGCGGAGAGTAAATGGAGTAATATTCCCTTCACGAACAGTACAAATACCTGACAATGCCCGACAGTTGTCTCAATATTTGAGAGGCGATCGCCGTGCTTAGCCAAATAAACAGAACCGGAATTGAGTGGCCGGCCGAAAGGTATAAAAGAGCTGTGAAACGGGAAGCCCAGAGACAACTCAGTTGTCAACTGAAGTTACAGCAATTGAAGATGGGTTTTGGGAAGATAATTGCCCTAGCGGTGAGTGTGGGTCTAGTTGTGTGCTTCGTGCAGGGAGGACCGTCGAAGAAGGAGCAAAAGGCGTTGGAGGAGAAGAACAATTGGTGGAAGAACGAGGTGTTCTACCAGATCTATCCGAGATCCTTCCAGGAcaacgatggcgatggcattGGCGATCTGCCAGGCGTCACCTCAAGGCTGGAGTACCTGAAGGAGACGGGCATCACGGCCATCTGGATGAGTCCCATCTTCGAATCGCCCATGGTGGACTTTGGCTATGACATTTCCAACTACACGAACATTCACCCGGAGTACGGAACCCTGGACGACTTCGATGCACTGATAGCGAAGGCCAACGAGCTGGGCATCAAGGTCATCCTCGACTTTGTGCCCAACCACAGCTCCGACAAGCATCCCTGGTTCGCCAAGTCGATCGCCAGGGAGGATGGCTACGAGGACTTCTACGTCTGGGAGAACGGTACTCTCCTGGAGAACGGCACTCGCGTGCCGCCCAACAACTGGCGATCTGTCTTCTCCGGCTCTGCGTGGGAGTGGAACGACGAGAGGGAACAGTACTACCTGCGTCAGTTCACCTACGCCCAGCCCGATCTGAACTACCGCAATCCGGCCGTGGTCCAGGCCATGGACGACACTCTGCAGTTTTGGCTGAACAAAGGAGTCGCTGGGTTCCGCATCGATGCCATCATCTACATCTACGAGGACATACAGCAGCGGGACGAGCCCCTGAGCGGCACCACCAGCGATCCCAATTCGTACGACTACCTCGATCACATCTACACGAAGAACCAAGACGAGGGCTATGGCCTCCTGCAGCACTGGCGACAGCTCCTCGACAACTACTCGGCCATAAATGAGGGTCCTCTGAGGATTATGATGACCGAGGGCTACGCCCCCCTGACGAAGCTGATGGATTACTACGAGGATGCGCAGGGCGTTCAGGGACCACAGTTTCCCTTCAACTTTGACTTCATAACCGAACTGAATGCCAACTCCTTGGCGGCGGACTTTGTCTTCTTCATCGAGCGATGGCTGATCTACATGCCCCGTGGACACGTGGCCAATTGGGTGATGGGCAATCACGATAATCCCCGTGTGGCCTCGCGTTTTGGTGCCCAGTCCGTGGATGCCATGAATATGCTGATGATGACGCTGCCTGGCATCGGTGTGACCTACAATGTGAGTGCGTCTATCTGTCCAAGGAGATCTCTTTTAAAGGCGAGTCTCTCTACCTCTAGGGCGAAGAATTGGGCATGATCGACTACCGTGACATTAGCTGGGAGGAAACTGTGGACCAACCCGCCTGTGAGGCTGGCATCGACAACTACAAGTGGATCTCCCGCGACCCTGAGCGCACGCCCATGCAGTGGAGCGACGAGGCCAATGCCGGATTCTCCAATGCCAGCGCCACTTGGCTGCCCGTCCATCCCAACTACAAGGAGCTGAATCTCCgcaaccagcagcaggcccagcGCAGTCACTACAAGGTCTACCAGTCGCTCCTGAAACTGAGACAGCTGTCGGCCCTGAAGAACGGAGCCTTCATACCTGAGGTGGTGAATCGTAGGGTGTTTGCTTTCAAGCGGTAAGCGAAGACAGAGTCCCTGACAGTTCTCTAGCCATAATCATTCATTTGCAGTGAGATCAAGGGCCAAAACACTCTTCTGACCATCATCAACGTGAAGAACCAGACGGAGCAGGTGGACATTAGTGATTTTATCGATTTGCCCAATCGGCTGCATGTCCTCGTCGCTGGTGTCGACTCCGAGCATCGTGCGGGCGAGCGTCTCAGTCCCGAGGCCATCGCTCTGGCACCCTACGAGGGTCTGGTCATTCAGCTGAGCAAGCGAAAATAATTAACATACTTGTATAATGTTGTTGTATTTCATTAATTATACGAGTAATGCAGCTTTTctattttcgttttcgttaATATGTATCTCGAGCGGCCAATCTAATTTGagtttccattccatttgaCAGCAAAAACACATTTACATTTGCATTTCTGCGCGTTagaaacaattttaaattgagTTAAAgcgaggcagagagagagagtgagggagagaggaagggAGAGCAAAGCAATTGCCAGAGCAAGACCACTTTTCTGGGCTGTCTGCCCTTCGGTACGTGTTCGTTCTTGTCGCACTTTCACCGAAAGAGACTCAAAAATGTCAACGCTGCGGCGCGGTGCGGCGCCGGCATCCCctgctgtgtgttttctgAATTATTGTCgctgattttaattaaaattcccCTTTCCGTGATTGCAGAAACACTCGTAAAGGCGCTTGGGCCTCgttttaatataatatttgcGGTTCTTCAACTGTTTCAATAGGCGTTTGCGGATTGTATGCTTTCAATCAGGTGTTTGCAGCGAAGGGTGGAGGATCAGCAGGTGGTCCGAAGAAGCGTCGGCGCTGAGAACGACTGAGTGACGTCAAAATGTTGTATTTTACAGTTTTCATAAGAAATTAAGTAATTTTAATACAGGcatttattgtaatattttgaaaatattaataaatagcCTTTAAATCTATGCAAACaaattatttcatataaatcGGTAAGTTGGTTGAATCTATTCAATTGAGCGGCACTGTCAATTCCAAGATATGAATAAAGTTAGTTTATAAAAAAACATCGAGGAAAATTCACTTTTCTTTAAAGGTAATGTTATGAAATTGGAAAATAATCATTTTACAGTATATTGATTGTTCTACCATATATAAAATACTATCCTATTTATCCTTTTTCGAAActtaaattgattaaaaaattTCCTCCAAATATATTCACTCCAACGTTGGGCAGATAAGTAACCTCCAAGTGCTGCGCCACCTCACCCATCACTGACACCATGCCATGCCCTGCCCTTCTGCTCTAGTTGTGGACTGAAAGCTTGCGATCAGCTGGCAGCAGAGCAGATCACATCTGATGATCTATTGAAAGCTTTCTGTGAATAGCCGGCAGCTGCTCGAGCCAAGAACGtgtttaattttattccaATTTGTGCTTTTTGAGGTGAGCAAAGACAGAAGAGATTCTGTATCAAGATTTCTATAAAAAGCCAAAGCTCATCCCAATCTGTGGAATATATTGAATGGCTAAAGTGCAGCGAATCGTGACATTTGTTTActcatttaatttgtttcgcaatttgttttggtttgAGCCTCGGATGATAAGCAGATTGGCGCGAGGTGGCAGTCCATTAATGCGACGCCCTCCGATTATAGCCAGTGCAAACAATTTGCTTagttataattataattgaacAAAAAACCTGGAATCTAATGggaaaattattttaattattggCTTAGAAATCGGTTTAAAAGTGAACCAAAAGGCGGCTGCGCTCGAcagaacaaaacgaaacgcGGCCTGAAATGTACGCTCCACtcatccgaatccgaatccctCTTTTTAGTCTACtgctggcgttgctgctgTGTCAGGGATCCAGCATGTCCAGTCTGGTGAAGAGCGATGCGGAGGACTTCATAGACTGGTGGCAGCACACGGTGTTCTACCAGATCTATCCGAGATCCTTCAAGGACAGCAACGGCGATGGCATTGGAGACCTACCGGGCATCACGTCGAAGCTGCAGTATCTCGCGGAGACGGGCATCACAGCCACCTGGCTGAGCCCCATCTTCCAGTCTCCCATGGTGGACTTTGGCTACGATATATCCGACTACCGGCAGATACAGCCCGAGTACGGAACCATGGAGGACTTTGAGCAGCTGATAGACAAGGCCTACGAGCTGGGCATCAAGATCATACTGGATTTCGTGCCCAATCACAGTTCGGATGAGCACGAGTGGTTCAAGAAGTCGGCGGCCAAGGAGCCCGGCTACGAGGACTACTATGTCTGGGTGGATCCGAAGATCGACGAGAACGGGGACCGGCAGCCGCCCAACAATTGGCAATCGGTGTTCTATGGGTCTGCCTGGGAGTGGCACGAGGGCCGGCAGCAGTACTACCTGCATCAGTTCACCAAGGAGCAGCCGGACCTCAACTATCGCAATCCCGCCGTGGTCCAGGCCATGGACGATGTGATCCTCTTCTGGTTGAACAAGGGCGTGGCCGGCTTCCGCATCGATGCGGTGAATCATATGTTCGAGAAGGAGTCCCTGGAGGACGAGCCGCTGAGTGGAAAGACCAAGGACCCCCTGTCCTACGACTATACCACACACATCTACACCAAGGATCTCCCCGAGGTGCTCGAGATGGTCCAGCACTGGCGCCATCTGCTCGATGACTTCAGCTCCAAACATCCCGAGGGCCCCACGCGCATCATGATGACGGAGGCGTATGCCGGACTCACGACTCTGGCCGACTACTATGAGGACCGGAACGGCGTCCGGGGCTCGCAGCTGCCCTTCAACTTCCACTTCATCACGGATGTGAATGGCGACTCGGATGCGCGTGACTTTGTCTACAATGTGGAGAAGTGGCTGATCTACATGCCCCGTGGGCACGCGGCCAACTGGGTCATGGGCAACC from Drosophila pseudoobscura strain MV-25-SWS-2005 chromosome 4, UCI_Dpse_MV25, whole genome shotgun sequence encodes the following:
- the Mal-B2 gene encoding maltase 2 isoform X2, producing MSSLVKSDAEDFIDWWQHTVFYQIYPRSFKDSNGDGIGDLPGITSKLQYLAETGITATWLSPIFQSPMVDFGYDISDYRQIQPEYGTMEDFEQLIDKAYELGIKIILDFVPNHSSDEHEWFKKSAAKEPGYEDYYVWVDPKIDENGDRQPPNNWQSVFYGSAWEWHEGRQQYYLHQFTKEQPDLNYRNPAVVQAMDDVILFWLNKGVAGFRIDAVNHMFEKESLEDEPLSGKTKDPLSYDYTTHIYTKDLPEVLEMVQHWRHLLDDFSSKHPEGPTRIMMTEAYAGLTTLADYYEDRNGVRGSQLPFNFHFITDVNGDSDARDFVYNVEKWLIYMPRGHAANWVMGNHDNPRVASRFGPSAVDAMNMLLMTLPGVAVTYNGEELGMEDYRDMRWEDTVDPPARNVGEQLFRNVSRDPERTPFQWNNASHAGFSEATKTWLPVHPNYRELNLEAQKAAPKSHYKVYKALIELRKSAIMRLGRFTIEPISRWVFAFKRSFANFDSIITVINVSDKEQLVNLSEFLNQPKKLVVEVAGVESAYQPGQSLAAIALSLAPHEGLVCRLV
- the LOC4817557 gene encoding uncharacterized protein, translated to MKYFALISILVLVLASMCLAPAAASFCPCDLKTVKTEVCGSNGVTYKNRCEFECTQRDYKKLGRNLNIRKEGPC
- the LOC4817556 gene encoding serine protease inhibitor Kazal-type 1, translating into MKFLCILVALCLLLALAIAPIQADDDLSAEKDGQTLRKFCPCPRNYDPVCASNMVTYPNRCEYDCVRREAERRGRNLGFLRSGQC
- the Mal-B1 gene encoding maltase 1; this encodes MGFGKIIALAVSVGLVVCFVQGGPSKKEQKALEEKNNWWKNEVFYQIYPRSFQDNDGDGIGDLPGVTSRLEYLKETGITAIWMSPIFESPMVDFGYDISNYTNIHPEYGTLDDFDALIAKANELGIKVILDFVPNHSSDKHPWFAKSIAREDGYEDFYVWENGTLLENGTRVPPNNWRSVFSGSAWEWNDEREQYYLRQFTYAQPDLNYRNPAVVQAMDDTLQFWLNKGVAGFRIDAIIYIYEDIQQRDEPLSGTTSDPNSYDYLDHIYTKNQDEGYGLLQHWRQLLDNYSAINEGPLRIMMTEGYAPLTKLMDYYEDAQGVQGPQFPFNFDFITELNANSLAADFVFFIERWLIYMPRGHVANWVMGNHDNPRVASRFGAQSVDAMNMLMMTLPGIGVTYNGEELGMIDYRDISWEETVDQPACEAGIDNYKWISRDPERTPMQWSDEANAGFSNASATWLPVHPNYKELNLRNQQQAQRSHYKVYQSLLKLRQLSALKNGAFIPEVVNRRVFAFKREIKGQNTLLTIINVKNQTEQVDISDFIDLPNRLHVLVAGVDSEHRAGERLSPEAIALAPYEGLVIQLSKRK
- the Mal-B2 gene encoding maltase 2 isoform X1 — encoded protein: MYAPLIRIRIPLFSLLLALLLCQGSSMSSLVKSDAEDFIDWWQHTVFYQIYPRSFKDSNGDGIGDLPGITSKLQYLAETGITATWLSPIFQSPMVDFGYDISDYRQIQPEYGTMEDFEQLIDKAYELGIKIILDFVPNHSSDEHEWFKKSAAKEPGYEDYYVWVDPKIDENGDRQPPNNWQSVFYGSAWEWHEGRQQYYLHQFTKEQPDLNYRNPAVVQAMDDVILFWLNKGVAGFRIDAVNHMFEKESLEDEPLSGKTKDPLSYDYTTHIYTKDLPEVLEMVQHWRHLLDDFSSKHPEGPTRIMMTEAYAGLTTLADYYEDRNGVRGSQLPFNFHFITDVNGDSDARDFVYNVEKWLIYMPRGHAANWVMGNHDNPRVASRFGPSAVDAMNMLLMTLPGVAVTYNGEELGMEDYRDMRWEDTVDPPARNVGEQLFRNVSRDPERTPFQWNNASHAGFSEATKTWLPVHPNYRELNLEAQKAAPKSHYKVYKALIELRKSAIMRLGRFTIEPISRWVFAFKRSFANFDSIITVINVSDKEQLVNLSEFLNQPKKLVVEVAGVESAYQPGQSLAAIALSLAPHEGLVCRLV